The Bacillus carboniphilus genome contains a region encoding:
- a CDS encoding DUF2953 domain-containing protein yields the protein MVIWVGLVVAILVLLILIIFITKLTVEIDLYHGRDNDHLKIKFFAWFRIIRFTIDVPMVEVDKDSPSIVFKEEMKTGKKEKLKKEKKKRITPKEIINSLLDTKEILTHITQFYKIVRDFLNKVSIKKLDWKTAVGVGDASQTGVLTGAIWAIKGSIIGLISANMKLKVTPNLMVTPLFQQMASSISLQCMIQFRIGHAIIAGIKMLIFWRGGKPNFRSTLLEKTTEKSLS from the coding sequence ATGGTGATATGGGTTGGACTTGTAGTTGCTATTTTAGTTCTCTTAATTCTCATTATTTTTATAACAAAACTAACAGTAGAAATTGATTTATATCATGGTCGTGATAATGATCATTTAAAAATAAAGTTTTTTGCTTGGTTTCGTATTATTCGTTTTACGATTGATGTTCCAATGGTTGAGGTCGATAAAGATTCTCCTTCCATTGTATTTAAAGAAGAAATGAAGACAGGTAAAAAGGAAAAATTAAAGAAAGAAAAGAAGAAGAGAATTACACCAAAGGAAATCATCAATAGTTTATTAGATACCAAAGAAATTTTAACTCATATCACTCAGTTTTATAAAATTGTTAGAGATTTTCTAAATAAAGTCAGTATCAAGAAACTTGATTGGAAAACAGCTGTTGGAGTAGGAGATGCTAGTCAAACCGGTGTATTAACAGGAGCAATATGGGCTATAAAGGGTTCTATAATTGGACTAATTAGTGCAAATATGAAGCTAAAAGTAACCCCTAATCTAATGGTTACACCCTTGTTTCAACAAATGGCTTCCAGTATTAGCCTACAATGTATGATTCAGTTTCGTATCGGGCATGCTATTATTGCTGGAATTAAAATGCTTATTTTTTGGCGTGGAGGGAAACCAAATTTTCGCTCTACCCTTTTAGAAAAAACGACAGAAAAATCATTATCTTAG
- the ytfJ gene encoding GerW family sporulation protein, with protein MSDHPIQGLMTTAMENLKEMIDVNTIIGDPVETPDGSVILTVSKVGFGFAAGGSEFVLDGGSQNGESSSNKHPFGGGSGGGVSITPIAFLIVSNNGVKMLHLDESTHLYEKLLDLAPSAVEKIQNMLSKNKNEQQTQSQGNNGQAPHNNDLNFELKRDQL; from the coding sequence GTGTCTGATCATCCAATACAAGGTTTAATGACAACAGCAATGGAAAACTTAAAAGAAATGATCGATGTGAATACGATTATCGGCGACCCTGTGGAGACGCCAGATGGGAGTGTCATTTTAACAGTTTCCAAGGTCGGATTTGGATTTGCTGCTGGAGGTAGTGAATTCGTTCTGGATGGCGGCTCTCAAAATGGAGAATCTTCATCAAACAAGCATCCATTTGGTGGAGGAAGTGGTGGAGGGGTATCCATCACACCAATCGCCTTTTTAATTGTTAGTAACAATGGTGTGAAAATGCTTCATCTGGATGAAAGCACTCATCTATATGAAAAGTTATTAGACTTAGCTCCAAGTGCTGTTGAAAAAATTCAAAATATGTTATCCAAGAACAAAAATGAACAACAAACTCAAAGTCAAGGGAACAATGGTCAAGCACCCCATAACAATGATTTGAATTTTGAACTTAAGCGAGATCAGTTATAG
- the tpx gene encoding thiol peroxidase yields MASITFKGNPVTLVGKEVQVGDQAPEFKVLANDLSEVSLENSKGSVRLISVVPSLDTGVCDAQTRRFNEEAANLGDVKVLTISMDLPFAQKRWCGANGIENVQTLSDHRDASFGEAFGVLIKELRLLARAIFVVDSENKVTYVEYVSEATNHPDYEAAIEAVKAAK; encoded by the coding sequence ATGGCTTCAATAACGTTTAAAGGGAATCCAGTTACACTTGTAGGTAAAGAAGTACAAGTAGGAGACCAGGCTCCAGAATTTAAGGTACTTGCGAATGATTTATCTGAGGTTTCACTCGAGAACTCAAAGGGAAGTGTCAGACTGATTAGTGTAGTACCTTCTCTAGATACTGGAGTTTGTGATGCTCAGACAAGAAGATTCAATGAAGAAGCAGCAAACCTAGGCGATGTAAAGGTTTTAACCATTAGTATGGACCTTCCATTTGCACAGAAAAGATGGTGTGGAGCAAATGGAATTGAAAATGTACAAACCTTGTCTGACCATCGAGATGCTTCATTCGGTGAAGCTTTTGGAGTGTTAATTAAAGAGCTTCGTCTTCTAGCTCGTGCTATTTTTGTAGTAGATTCGGAAAATAAAGTAACCTATGTAGAATATGTTAGCGAAGCGACCAACCATCCAGATTATGAGGCAGCGATTGAAGCTGTTAAGGCTGCCAAATAA
- a CDS encoding RDD family protein — MTDMEKQESYNFETNNDRFENHYAGFWIRFWAYLLDLLIISSIYSILGKPIVRALPFDGWSWLTTATVVYSIIFYLYFVLLTKLIGHTIGKMAFGLRVIRGDKKNLTWQDVIFREWIGRYISATLIILYVVIAFVPKKRGIHDLFAETYVIHEETVKLAKPNLVSTS, encoded by the coding sequence ATGACTGATATGGAAAAGCAAGAATCATATAATTTTGAAACAAACAATGATCGATTTGAAAACCATTATGCAGGTTTCTGGATACGATTTTGGGCTTATCTTTTAGACCTTTTAATCATAAGCTCTATCTACTCAATTCTCGGTAAACCAATCGTACGTGCCCTCCCTTTTGATGGATGGTCATGGTTAACTACAGCAACAGTGGTATATAGTATAATTTTTTACCTCTATTTTGTATTACTGACAAAACTGATTGGTCATACCATAGGGAAAATGGCTTTTGGCTTAAGGGTAATACGGGGTGATAAAAAAAACTTAACATGGCAGGATGTGATTTTTAGAGAGTGGATTGGCCGATATATCTCTGCAACTCTAATCATCTTGTATGTAGTTATAGCCTTTGTCCCCAAAAAGAGGGGAATCCATGATTTATTTGCAGAAACCTACGTTATTCACGAAGAAACGGTAAAACTGGCTAAACCTAATCTAGTATCTACAAGTTAA